One Borrelia sp. A-FGy1 DNA segment encodes these proteins:
- the bdr gene encoding Bdr family repetitive protein: MSNVAREAKPRYEYVKQVFLDKDFPEDVIDY; encoded by the coding sequence ATGAGTAATGTTGCACGTGAAGCTAAACCCAGATATGAGTATGTAAAGCAGGTATTTCTTGATAAGGATTTTCCAGAAGATGTAATTGATTACG